The following proteins come from a genomic window of Streptomyces sp. NBC_00539:
- the recN gene encoding DNA repair protein RecN codes for MRIRSLGVIDDAVVELSPGFTAVTGETGAGKTMVVTSLGLLLGGRADPALVRIGSKAAVVEGRVVLPPGASAALRAEEAGAELDDGALLISRTISAEGRSRAHVGGRSVPVGLLAELADDLVAVHGQTDQQGLLRPARQRQALDRYAGNAVAVPLEKYTGAYRRLRAVAAELEEITTRARERAQEADLLRFGLDEIAAVEPLPGEDTELAAEAERLGHAESLASAAQAAHAALAGNPEDPEGIDANTLVAGAHRALESVRAHDPALGALAERIGELGILLADVAGELAGYADDLDADPLRLAAVEERRAALTQLTRKYGDSIDSVLQWAQQGSARLLELDGDDERIAELTAERDGLRSELSQLAQALTDARVEAASRFASDVTAELASLAMPHARVTFDIRQTEDPEGVEVHGRPVAYGPAGADEVELLLAPHPGAQPRPIAKGASGGELSRVMLAVEVVFAGSDPVPTYLFDEVDAGVGGKAAVEVGRRLAKLARSAQVVVVTHLPQVAAFADRQLLVEKTVDGSVTRSGVTVLEGEDRVRELSRMLAGQEDSETARAHAEELLAAARADG; via the coding sequence ATGCGGATACGGTCGCTCGGGGTTATCGACGACGCGGTGGTCGAGCTGTCGCCCGGTTTCACCGCGGTGACCGGCGAGACCGGCGCGGGCAAGACGATGGTCGTCACCAGCCTCGGGCTGCTGCTCGGCGGTCGCGCCGACCCGGCCCTGGTGCGGATCGGCTCCAAGGCCGCCGTGGTCGAGGGCCGCGTCGTGCTGCCGCCCGGCGCCTCCGCGGCCCTGCGCGCCGAGGAGGCCGGCGCCGAGCTCGACGACGGCGCCCTGCTGATCAGCCGGACCATCTCCGCCGAAGGGCGGTCCCGCGCCCACGTCGGCGGCCGCTCCGTACCCGTCGGGCTGCTCGCCGAACTCGCCGACGACCTCGTCGCCGTCCACGGACAGACCGACCAGCAAGGACTGCTGCGCCCGGCCCGCCAGCGGCAGGCGCTCGACCGGTACGCGGGGAACGCGGTCGCCGTCCCCCTGGAGAAGTACACCGGCGCCTACCGGCGGCTGCGCGCCGTCGCCGCCGAGCTGGAGGAGATCACCACCCGGGCCCGGGAACGCGCCCAGGAGGCGGACCTGCTGCGGTTCGGGCTGGACGAGATCGCGGCCGTCGAACCGCTGCCCGGCGAGGACACGGAACTGGCGGCCGAGGCCGAGCGGCTGGGCCACGCCGAATCCCTCGCCTCCGCCGCGCAGGCCGCGCACGCCGCCCTCGCGGGCAACCCGGAGGACCCGGAGGGCATCGACGCCAACACGCTCGTCGCGGGCGCGCACCGGGCGCTGGAGTCCGTACGGGCCCACGACCCGGCGCTGGGCGCGCTCGCGGAGCGCATCGGGGAGCTGGGCATCCTGCTGGCCGACGTGGCCGGGGAACTCGCCGGGTACGCCGACGACCTCGACGCCGACCCGCTGCGGCTGGCCGCGGTGGAGGAACGCCGGGCGGCCCTCACCCAGCTCACCCGCAAGTACGGGGACTCCATCGACTCCGTCCTCCAGTGGGCCCAGCAGGGATCCGCGCGACTGCTGGAACTGGACGGCGACGACGAGCGGATCGCGGAACTGACCGCCGAGCGGGACGGGCTGCGGTCCGAACTCTCGCAGCTGGCACAGGCGCTGACGGACGCCCGGGTGGAGGCGGCCTCGCGGTTCGCCTCCGACGTCACGGCCGAGCTGGCCTCGCTGGCGATGCCGCACGCCCGCGTCACCTTCGACATCCGCCAGACCGAGGACCCCGAGGGGGTGGAGGTCCACGGCAGGCCCGTCGCGTACGGTCCCGCGGGCGCGGACGAGGTGGAGCTGCTGCTGGCCCCGCACCCCGGCGCGCAGCCCAGGCCGATCGCCAAGGGTGCCTCGGGCGGTGAGCTGTCGCGGGTCATGCTGGCGGTGGAGGTCGTCTTCGCCGGGTCCGACCCGGTGCCGACGTACCTCTTCGACGAGGTCGACGCGGGCGTCGGCGGCAAGGCGGCCGTGGAGGTGGGGCGCCGGCTCGCGAAGCTGGCCCGCTCGGCGCAGGTCGTCGTCGTCACCCACCTGCCGCAGGTCGCGGCCTTCGCGGACCGGCAGCTGCTGGTGGAGAAGACGGTCGACGGATCGGTGACGCGCAGCGGGGTCACGGTGCTGGAGGGCGAGGACCGGGTCCGCGAACTGTCGCGGATGCTGGCCGGCCAGGAGGACTCCGAGACGGCGCGCGCGCACGCCGAGGAACTGCTGGCGGCGGCCCGCGCGGACGGCTGA